One genomic segment of Sanyastnella coralliicola includes these proteins:
- a CDS encoding SDR family NAD(P)-dependent oxidoreductase, with product MNNQKIALVTGGSRGIGREIVMSLAQQGTNVVFTYHSNQEAANEVIAAVKETGAHAEALQLDSRDVKSFEAFANGLKETLSSSFNSDKLDYLINNAGTGAFGTVDQTAEEQFDEMMNIHFKGVYFLTQQLLGHLNDGGSIVNISSGLTRFSFPGFSAYASMKGGVEVYTRYLAKELGSRGIRANSLAPGAIATEFGGGVNKHDEEKRGIISSITALGRVGEPEDIGGAVAFLCSDASKWVNGQRIEASGGMLV from the coding sequence ATGAACAATCAAAAAATCGCTCTCGTAACGGGAGGTAGCAGAGGTATCGGACGTGAAATCGTAATGAGCCTTGCGCAACAAGGGACAAATGTGGTATTTACTTACCACTCAAATCAAGAAGCAGCCAATGAAGTGATTGCTGCGGTGAAAGAAACAGGAGCCCATGCAGAGGCATTACAACTCGACTCTCGTGATGTAAAGTCGTTTGAAGCATTTGCTAATGGCTTGAAAGAGACGCTTTCCTCTAGTTTCAATTCAGATAAACTAGACTACCTAATCAACAACGCCGGAACAGGAGCTTTCGGAACAGTAGATCAGACAGCGGAAGAGCAATTCGATGAAATGATGAACATCCACTTCAAAGGAGTCTACTTCCTGACTCAGCAGCTTTTAGGACACTTGAATGACGGCGGAAGCATCGTAAACATCTCTTCAGGATTGACGCGCTTCTCCTTCCCTGGTTTCTCAGCTTACGCTTCAATGAAAGGTGGTGTGGAAGTCTACACACGTTACTTAGCCAAAGAACTAGGGTCACGCGGTATCCGTGCCAACAGCCTAGCTCCTGGAGCTATCGCAACAGAATTCGGAGGCGGAGTTAACAAGCACGACGAAGAAAAGCGAGGTATCATCTCGTCGATCACAGCCCTCGGTCGCGTAGGCGAACCAGAAGACATCGGCGGCGCCGTAGCCTTCTTATGCTCAGACGCCTCAAAATGGGTGAACGGACAACGAATTGAGGCTTCTGGGGGGATGCTCGTCTAA
- a CDS encoding SulP family inorganic anion transporter, protein MLQRLFHNFTHNPKNDILSGLTVALALVPEAVAFAFVAGLDPLVGLYGAFIMGLLTALLGGRPGMISGATGATAVVMIPLIAKGNEIGLGLDNPIADLGVQWLFVTLLIVGVIQASAGFLRLGKFIRLIPYPVMLGFVNGLAIVIGKAQLGMFYETVDGESQLLSGNDLWIMIGLVALTMGIMVGLPKLTKAIPAALTAIVVVALITIFGGIDVATVGSFIRDGGGDGLKGSMPTLNLHIFDNLGTISGHWGLVFLVACQIAAIGLIESLMTLNLVDELTETRGSGNRESVAQGLANFVNGFFGGMGGCAMIGQSIINVNSGGRGRLSGVTAAVMLLVFILFASEYIEQIPIAALVGVMFMVVIGTFAWSSFRILHKIPLSDAIVLVAVSAITVWMDLAVAVLAGVIISALVFAWKNATMIRARKRTKNDGTKVYEIWGPLFFGSVTAFNSKFDVKNDPDKIEIDFIESRVSDHSGIEAIRGIANKYLEQGKEVKLTHLSPECKTILLKANDKFESIIETSIDDPRYHVVTDLMDAEA, encoded by the coding sequence ATGCTGCAAAGACTGTTTCACAACTTCACCCACAACCCAAAGAATGACATCCTTTCAGGACTCACAGTAGCGCTCGCGCTGGTACCTGAAGCGGTAGCCTTTGCCTTTGTTGCGGGACTAGACCCTCTTGTGGGACTCTATGGTGCCTTCATCATGGGACTTCTCACAGCACTTTTGGGTGGTCGTCCAGGAATGATTTCTGGAGCAACGGGAGCAACGGCGGTTGTAATGATTCCATTGATCGCGAAGGGAAATGAAATCGGACTTGGTCTCGATAATCCTATCGCTGATTTGGGTGTGCAATGGCTCTTTGTGACACTACTCATTGTAGGGGTAATCCAAGCTAGTGCCGGATTCTTAAGACTTGGCAAGTTCATACGTCTCATCCCCTATCCGGTAATGCTCGGATTTGTGAATGGATTGGCCATTGTGATTGGTAAAGCCCAGCTTGGGATGTTCTATGAAACAGTAGATGGCGAAAGTCAACTCCTCAGCGGAAATGATCTCTGGATCATGATTGGTCTCGTGGCTTTAACCATGGGAATCATGGTTGGGTTGCCTAAGCTCACGAAAGCAATTCCAGCGGCTTTGACAGCCATCGTTGTGGTGGCATTAATTACCATCTTCGGGGGCATTGACGTAGCTACGGTTGGGTCATTCATTCGCGACGGAGGTGGTGACGGATTGAAAGGGAGCATGCCAACCTTGAACCTTCACATTTTTGATAACCTCGGTACCATTTCTGGGCATTGGGGACTCGTCTTCTTGGTAGCTTGTCAGATCGCAGCGATTGGTTTGATCGAATCGCTGATGACCCTGAACCTCGTTGATGAATTGACCGAAACACGCGGAAGCGGAAATCGTGAAAGTGTAGCCCAAGGATTGGCCAACTTTGTGAATGGTTTCTTCGGTGGAATGGGTGGTTGTGCCATGATCGGTCAATCGATCATCAATGTCAATAGTGGTGGACGTGGCCGTCTATCAGGTGTAACAGCAGCCGTGATGCTGTTGGTGTTCATCCTTTTCGCTTCCGAATACATCGAACAGATTCCGATTGCAGCACTTGTTGGGGTAATGTTTATGGTGGTGATCGGAACATTCGCATGGAGTTCATTCCGCATTCTACACAAGATTCCGTTGAGTGACGCTATTGTCTTGGTTGCTGTATCTGCCATCACCGTATGGATGGATCTGGCAGTAGCTGTACTTGCCGGGGTAATTATCAGTGCATTGGTATTCGCTTGGAAGAATGCAACGATGATTCGAGCACGCAAGCGCACCAAGAATGACGGAACGAAAGTTTACGAGATCTGGGGACCACTTTTCTTCGGTTCTGTGACAGCCTTCAACTCAAAGTTTGATGTAAAGAATGATCCTGACAAGATTGAGATTGATTTTATTGAATCTCGTGTGAGTGACCACTCTGGAATTGAAGCTATTCGCGGTATTGCCAACAAATACTTAGAACAAGGAAAAGAGGTGAAACTAACGCACCTCAGTCCTGAGTGCAAAACCATCTTGCTGAAGGCAAACGACAAATTCGAATCGATCATTGAGACATCCATCGATGATCCGCGTTACCACGTGGTAACAGATTTGATGGACGCCGAAGCATAG
- a CDS encoding helix-turn-helix domain-containing protein: protein MNAPRKINSISEFHKLHGLGSSLHPMISLVDYTELTRSADYYGEDWMIGYYSIGMKRNVGTMRYGQTSYDFDEGVMTFIAPGQVIRIEPNQREDRTPSGWLLLFHPDFILNSALAEKFKQYEFFGYSINEALFLSEREEKVIIDILHQIEQEYQSNIDNFSQDIILAHLDVLLTYAERFYHRQFNTRKPEGHAILTRLEKVLNEQFEADDLIHKGIPSVNDVANTLNLSPNYLSNLLKVHTGQSTQQHIHDKLIEKAKEKLGKKELSVSEVAYELGFEYSQSFSKLFKAKTNMSPSEFRNSLN, encoded by the coding sequence ATGAACGCACCACGCAAAATCAATAGCATTTCTGAATTCCATAAGCTGCATGGCTTGGGGAGTTCTTTGCACCCCATGATCAGTTTAGTTGATTATACCGAGTTGACTAGAAGCGCTGACTATTATGGTGAAGACTGGATGATTGGGTACTATTCCATCGGCATGAAACGCAATGTAGGGACGATGCGGTACGGACAGACCAGTTATGATTTTGATGAGGGCGTGATGACCTTCATTGCTCCCGGTCAGGTGATTCGCATAGAACCGAATCAACGAGAAGACAGAACACCGAGTGGATGGCTCTTACTGTTCCATCCTGATTTCATCTTGAATTCCGCGCTAGCGGAGAAGTTCAAACAATATGAATTCTTCGGATATTCAATCAATGAGGCCCTTTTCCTCTCTGAACGGGAGGAGAAGGTCATCATTGACATCTTGCACCAAATTGAACAGGAGTATCAATCGAATATTGACAACTTCAGCCAAGACATTATCCTCGCTCACCTCGATGTGCTCCTCACCTACGCCGAGCGATTCTACCACCGCCAATTCAACACCCGTAAACCTGAAGGACACGCTATTCTAACGCGTCTTGAAAAGGTATTGAATGAGCAATTTGAAGCCGATGATTTGATCCACAAGGGAATTCCGAGTGTCAATGATGTGGCGAATACACTGAATCTCTCCCCGAATTATCTAAGCAATCTGCTGAAGGTCCACACAGGACAAAGCACGCAGCAACACATTCACGACAAGCTGATTGAAAAGGCAAAAGAGAAACTCGGCAAAAAAGAACTCAGCGTCTCAGAGGTGGCTTATGAGCTCGGCTTTGAGTATTCTCAATCGTTTTCAAAGCTGTTTAAGGCGAAGACGAATATGTCGCCAAGTGAGTTTAGGAATTCTTTGAATTAG
- a CDS encoding lectin-like domain-containing protein yields the protein MRHLLILICFLPTLLWGQSSNPMGDAYAQGDDCYVITDNTAWELGAVWFNDPVNLTEAFEIELEINFGSLDATGADGVVFVFQQVGINALGIAGGGIGYEGFSPSIGIEMDTWSNVDLGDPAADHMALFAHGNVNHNSALNLAGPVNTSALSLNVEDGQFHAFKLTWDPATNTLEVFFDCFLRISYQIDLINVIFEGDPIVYWGFTGATGGSVNQQTVCISEYALGLPDEFEICNGESVELGLSGSQSDDYLWTPAEGLDDPTSPNPVASPDETTTYEITITDLCGEETTLSTTVEVFDVDAELPEFILACDGDDVQVTVDSNAPNITWSNGDEGPTATVTEAGPLTVETVAGNCSAEATTEVVFHPLPVTLELEDTYSACEGETITINADAQWGQEYDWDSGQDTESIDVTEGGTYEVTITSQDDCVATFSTEVEFIAIPTVDLPALVELCDGQTTTLDPGNAQNTNWDTGETTPTLTVDEPGTYTVVLSNGDCTAEGSTEVSFDAAPSFSWPNNISYCSDTLIYQALPANDLVWTVNGDLATDSVLVANAESLTLTGTDAITGCSTSYTADVTVLYAPLVTLPEEVVLCEGQATEVTAATDAPDNSFWDEGTEGPTAILLNEGEYMFTAVNECGSTSASLIAIEGLCDCPLFVPNAFTPDLDGRNELFYPSLACNVDDYTFSVYNRWGEQLFFTEVQGQGWNGAAPGRTHYVQDDVYIWRVTYEVVLFDRVEVVEEVGHVVVLR from the coding sequence ATGCGTCATCTCTTAATTCTCATATGTTTTTTGCCCACCTTGCTGTGGGGCCAGAGTAGCAACCCCATGGGGGATGCTTATGCTCAGGGAGATGACTGTTATGTCATTACCGATAACACCGCTTGGGAGCTAGGTGCCGTGTGGTTTAACGACCCCGTTAACTTGACCGAGGCCTTTGAAATTGAACTCGAGATCAACTTTGGATCACTCGACGCCACTGGAGCAGATGGCGTCGTTTTTGTTTTTCAACAGGTAGGAATTAACGCTCTCGGTATTGCCGGAGGAGGTATCGGTTACGAAGGATTTTCGCCATCTATTGGAATCGAAATGGATACTTGGTCGAACGTTGACTTAGGTGATCCAGCTGCAGATCACATGGCCTTGTTCGCTCATGGAAATGTCAACCATAACTCCGCCTTGAACTTGGCGGGGCCAGTGAATACCTCAGCTTTATCGCTGAACGTGGAGGATGGACAATTCCATGCTTTCAAGCTGACTTGGGACCCTGCAACGAATACACTTGAAGTCTTCTTTGATTGCTTCTTGCGTATCTCATATCAGATCGATCTGATCAATGTGATCTTTGAGGGAGACCCTATTGTCTACTGGGGTTTCACAGGTGCAACGGGTGGTTCAGTTAACCAGCAAACGGTCTGCATTAGTGAATACGCACTAGGTCTCCCGGATGAATTTGAAATCTGCAACGGAGAATCTGTTGAGCTCGGACTAAGCGGCTCTCAATCTGATGATTACCTCTGGACTCCTGCAGAAGGTCTTGATGATCCTACTTCTCCCAATCCGGTGGCCTCGCCAGACGAAACCACTACCTACGAGATTACGATCACTGATCTATGTGGAGAAGAAACAACGCTCTCAACTACCGTTGAAGTCTTTGATGTTGATGCTGAATTGCCTGAGTTCATCCTAGCTTGTGATGGAGACGATGTGCAAGTGACCGTGGATTCAAACGCACCAAATATCACTTGGTCTAATGGCGACGAAGGCCCCACCGCTACCGTGACTGAAGCTGGTCCTCTTACCGTCGAAACAGTGGCAGGCAACTGTTCGGCAGAAGCTACTACTGAGGTGGTGTTCCACCCTCTACCGGTGACTCTCGAACTAGAAGACACCTATTCCGCCTGTGAAGGCGAAACCATTACCATCAACGCTGATGCGCAATGGGGACAAGAATACGATTGGGATTCAGGACAAGACACAGAAAGCATTGATGTAACCGAAGGTGGAACTTATGAAGTGACCATTACCTCTCAAGATGATTGTGTGGCGACCTTCAGCACTGAGGTGGAGTTTATCGCCATTCCAACGGTTGATCTACCGGCACTCGTGGAGCTTTGTGATGGCCAAACGACAACCCTTGACCCTGGGAATGCGCAGAACACAAATTGGGACACAGGAGAGACCACTCCTACCTTAACGGTTGATGAACCGGGTACCTATACCGTGGTTCTCAGCAACGGCGATTGCACGGCTGAAGGTTCTACAGAAGTTTCCTTCGATGCAGCACCAAGTTTCTCATGGCCTAACAATATCAGCTACTGCAGTGATACCTTGATCTATCAAGCCCTTCCTGCCAATGATTTGGTATGGACTGTCAATGGCGATCTTGCTACAGATTCTGTACTTGTCGCTAACGCGGAATCGCTCACCCTCACTGGAACGGACGCGATCACTGGTTGCAGTACTTCATATACCGCCGATGTCACCGTGCTCTACGCACCATTGGTTACGCTCCCTGAAGAAGTTGTGCTTTGCGAAGGACAGGCAACAGAAGTGACTGCAGCAACTGACGCTCCTGACAACTCTTTCTGGGATGAAGGAACCGAAGGCCCTACGGCAATTCTCTTAAACGAAGGCGAATACATGTTCACGGCTGTGAATGAATGTGGTAGTACTTCGGCATCGCTTATAGCCATTGAAGGCCTTTGTGATTGCCCACTATTCGTACCGAATGCCTTCACTCCAGATCTTGACGGACGCAATGAGCTATTCTATCCATCGCTAGCTTGCAATGTAGATGACTATACATTCAGCGTCTACAACCGCTGGGGTGAGCAGCTCTTCTTCACGGAAGTTCAAGGCCAAGGGTGGAATGGTGCAGCCCCAGGACGAACACACTATGTCCAAGATGATGTCTACATCTGGCGTGTGACCTATGAAGTGGTTCTCTTTGACCGCGTGGAAGTCGTGGAAGAGGTTGGGCATGTGGTAGTGCTTCGTTAA
- a CDS encoding T9SS type A sorting domain-containing protein, translated as MKTLATLFLSLIAATSFAQFTPMGGPIGGGTCIGLYAGDDFLLAGVNTSLYRSTDDGQTWDIIETVPDYVNPYCFASVGNAIVMGTNNGDRVYRSTDGGLNWDPSFEGMPTIAGFPSAVPSHATTLGDDIYMSGTNFIRKSTDQGQTWEAVGIDGICYGLDATENHVWAIPNGQINYTADNGATWTVTSDNPSIGFGTSVTCVAQLGDRIFAGTNMSGGEGLYYTDDMGETFVSNNDLNVIVDLYVYEGSVYATGLDGLWRSDDNGESWNLVWEGFTGGGGYGKIVEYNGVLWFATNGGPVEYDPETGDSYAPGFPFATITEVASNGSLMMALGNGQLYTNAEGANDWDNISANVDDQAMVLVSYGDDAWFASAELTYELYTSTDNGASWTNLDNPFVGQVSEIYNDDILLIGGVDNYYGAIYYSTDGGNTFNASTINAEQELIQVTIDHIEKIGSNLYASTSKGYAISSDNGVTWDHTWNDFAVQIQGTADRLIGAFTLSWTGQIEYRESTDNGATWTVMMDGVPNQSIYSPVNIWTLGSDTYFQTSPFDWQFPGMFFKIGANGGWEQATEMGSIPVVVNELIQTNNGNIYAGTTQSSVWVYGEGGTINVDESFAHEITVYPNPSSGLVNIQGDLPAGKVLTVWDLSGRAVASFTLSSTQQVLDLSALPTGSYVLHIAEINYSTIVMKR; from the coding sequence ATGAAAACACTGGCTACACTTTTTCTATCTCTCATCGCGGCAACCAGCTTCGCTCAATTCACTCCGATGGGTGGTCCCATCGGCGGGGGAACGTGCATCGGACTTTACGCAGGCGATGATTTCTTGCTCGCTGGGGTGAACACTTCTCTGTACCGCTCCACTGATGACGGACAAACTTGGGATATCATTGAAACGGTTCCTGATTACGTGAACCCCTATTGCTTTGCCAGCGTGGGCAACGCGATAGTCATGGGAACCAATAACGGTGATCGTGTTTACCGTTCGACAGATGGTGGTTTGAACTGGGACCCAAGCTTCGAAGGCATGCCTACGATCGCAGGATTTCCTTCTGCGGTTCCGTCACATGCGACCACTCTTGGTGACGACATTTACATGAGTGGAACCAACTTCATCCGCAAGTCGACAGATCAAGGACAAACATGGGAAGCAGTAGGCATTGATGGAATTTGTTACGGTCTTGATGCCACAGAAAACCATGTGTGGGCCATTCCCAATGGTCAAATTAATTACACAGCAGATAACGGAGCTACATGGACGGTGACGAGCGACAACCCGTCTATAGGTTTTGGAACCAGCGTGACTTGTGTAGCTCAGCTCGGTGATCGCATTTTCGCTGGAACCAATATGAGTGGAGGTGAAGGACTCTATTACACTGATGATATGGGTGAAACATTCGTTTCAAATAACGATCTGAATGTCATCGTCGACCTCTATGTCTATGAAGGTTCTGTATACGCAACAGGTCTCGACGGTCTATGGAGAAGCGATGATAACGGCGAAAGCTGGAATCTCGTTTGGGAAGGCTTTACCGGTGGCGGAGGATACGGCAAGATCGTAGAATACAACGGCGTGTTATGGTTCGCAACAAACGGAGGTCCGGTAGAATACGACCCAGAAACAGGTGATTCATACGCTCCAGGATTTCCGTTTGCTACGATCACAGAAGTCGCTTCCAACGGTAGTTTGATGATGGCCTTAGGCAACGGTCAACTCTATACAAATGCAGAAGGCGCCAATGACTGGGACAACATTTCTGCAAACGTTGATGACCAGGCGATGGTTCTCGTAAGCTATGGTGATGATGCTTGGTTCGCTAGCGCGGAATTGACATACGAGCTCTATACAAGTACTGACAATGGTGCCAGCTGGACTAACCTAGACAATCCATTCGTAGGTCAGGTCAGCGAAATTTACAACGATGATATTCTCCTCATTGGAGGAGTAGACAACTACTACGGAGCGATCTACTACTCAACAGATGGAGGTAACACATTCAATGCATCAACGATCAATGCAGAGCAGGAATTGATTCAGGTCACCATCGACCATATCGAAAAGATTGGTTCAAACTTATACGCGAGCACAAGCAAAGGATATGCTATTTCGAGTGATAACGGAGTGACCTGGGATCACACATGGAACGATTTCGCCGTGCAAATTCAAGGAACGGCTGATCGTTTGATCGGTGCATTTACCTTGAGCTGGACAGGTCAAATCGAATACCGTGAATCAACTGATAACGGCGCTACTTGGACAGTCATGATGGACGGAGTGCCGAATCAATCAATCTACTCTCCAGTCAACATTTGGACCTTGGGAAGCGATACCTACTTCCAAACCAGTCCGTTTGATTGGCAATTCCCGGGCATGTTCTTCAAGATCGGCGCAAACGGTGGTTGGGAGCAAGCAACGGAGATGGGATCGATCCCAGTAGTGGTCAATGAGCTCATTCAGACGAACAATGGCAATATCTACGCTGGTACCACACAGTCAAGTGTTTGGGTCTACGGCGAAGGCGGAACCATCAATGTAGATGAGTCATTCGCACACGAAATTACGGTGTATCCAAACCCTTCAAGCGGTTTGGTCAATATTCAAGGAGATCTCCCAGCAGGTAAGGTGTTAACTGTATGGGATCTTTCTGGCAGAGCAGTAGCTTCTTTCACGCTTAGCTCAACTCAACAAGTACTTGATTTAAGTGCATTACCTACGGGTAGTTATGTACTGCACATTGCAGAGATCAATTACTCAACCATAGTGATGAAGCGTTAA
- a CDS encoding DUF5686 and carboxypeptidase regulatory-like domain-containing protein, whose translation MMVLPAAVAAQVVEGTVLDMDGAPLPYASVYIESTTIGVSTDIKGRFRMEVPEGTERLVMSFVGYKPQTITLPASFETHFVSVELEVSSNEIKTAEIVGDTKDRAKAIMDQVRAARRSFRDSLKTYSSSMYTKIKLEKEFQPEIDSLPLGEEVGLAKEGIIMIESTGRVDFQRAEKYYEFIEGYRNYEEKEVYTGKSLTLQASIGPEDIAPIRRGAPNKYVLWNGLPDCDFDFYENRIDFDKISSKPILSPIAANSGLTYRYDYDGMLYEGEQLVHRIKVSPLNSSEALFEGILFIEDGTWALRGVDLELNPRGIEYCERFRIIQNYERAENGAYVPVRRVIDYSIPDGWQRIIGKVIMQQDDFVINRDFSLGHFSGEVKKFEEDAWERNPEFWTEIRPITLDTLEAKFVARADSIEEYLGSDEYFHKLDSAFNRITWWSPLVGLGHRNRVKGNEWYIEGLVSQVNPVGIGGYRHRLPGYYQHTFANDDLIEVDGFVDYGFRNKDVKGRVGLGYTYRPDKAMRTYVRVGDIYEIINDRASIEQYFSRSNYSRKQTFLISQRMELFNGFYAEARFDYADQIPLKDIAFAVWSNELFGELNQPSDFQRYTKSEVQLEVKWRINQKYVWKRGRKEVLGTDYPTLTFEYRKGIPGLFNSEVKFDFFEVGADHEMTLARFGDLHWQASMGSFFQKESLRLLEYKYFRGSDRFFFSDPSGTFQLLGPTLTTADGYFQVNAIHHFNGTILGKVPLLNRLKLELAAGGGSLVLTGEDFRHAEVFAGLERTFRIKGELFRLGVYGVTSDNNFERADYTLKVGINFFNTFTNEWEY comes from the coding sequence ATGATGGTTTTACCAGCGGCGGTAGCTGCGCAGGTGGTGGAAGGCACTGTTTTGGATATGGACGGTGCGCCACTTCCATACGCGAGTGTTTACATCGAGAGTACGACCATTGGGGTGTCTACGGATATCAAGGGGAGATTCCGAATGGAGGTGCCTGAAGGAACCGAAAGATTGGTGATGAGTTTCGTTGGGTACAAGCCGCAAACCATTACACTTCCAGCATCTTTTGAGACGCACTTTGTCAGTGTAGAATTAGAGGTTTCGAGCAATGAGATCAAGACTGCGGAGATCGTAGGTGATACTAAAGATCGAGCAAAGGCCATCATGGATCAGGTGCGAGCGGCGCGAAGGAGCTTCCGCGATTCTCTTAAGACATATTCGAGTTCCATGTACACCAAGATCAAGCTCGAGAAGGAGTTTCAGCCTGAGATTGATTCGTTGCCGTTGGGAGAAGAAGTAGGGTTGGCCAAGGAAGGAATCATCATGATCGAATCTACCGGACGAGTAGATTTCCAACGGGCTGAGAAGTACTATGAATTCATCGAAGGCTACCGAAATTACGAGGAGAAAGAGGTATACACTGGTAAGAGTTTAACCCTTCAAGCGAGCATTGGTCCGGAAGACATTGCACCAATTAGAAGAGGAGCGCCGAACAAATATGTCTTGTGGAATGGCCTTCCAGATTGTGACTTCGATTTCTATGAGAACCGCATCGACTTTGACAAAATTTCATCGAAGCCGATCTTAAGTCCGATTGCAGCGAATTCAGGCTTGACTTACCGCTACGATTACGATGGGATGCTCTACGAAGGGGAGCAGCTGGTGCATAGAATTAAGGTGTCTCCGTTGAACTCATCCGAAGCACTTTTTGAAGGGATTCTCTTTATCGAAGACGGAACTTGGGCCTTGAGAGGAGTAGATTTAGAGTTAAATCCTCGGGGCATTGAGTACTGCGAGCGATTCCGGATTATCCAGAACTATGAGCGTGCTGAGAATGGAGCTTATGTTCCCGTTCGTCGAGTGATTGACTACAGTATCCCAGATGGTTGGCAACGGATTATCGGTAAGGTCATCATGCAACAAGATGACTTCGTGATCAACCGAGATTTCAGCCTAGGACACTTCTCTGGTGAGGTCAAGAAATTCGAGGAGGACGCTTGGGAACGCAACCCAGAATTCTGGACAGAGATTCGTCCGATTACCCTAGATACGCTCGAGGCAAAGTTCGTTGCCCGCGCTGACAGCATTGAAGAATACCTCGGAAGTGATGAATACTTCCACAAGCTTGATAGTGCCTTTAACCGAATCACATGGTGGTCACCCTTAGTCGGGCTGGGACATCGCAATCGCGTCAAAGGAAACGAGTGGTATATCGAAGGATTGGTTAGTCAGGTCAATCCGGTGGGAATTGGTGGTTACCGTCACCGACTTCCTGGATATTACCAGCACACCTTCGCCAATGATGATTTAATTGAAGTAGATGGTTTCGTCGACTACGGTTTCCGAAACAAGGACGTCAAAGGACGTGTCGGATTGGGCTACACTTATCGTCCTGACAAAGCCATGCGCACCTACGTCCGAGTAGGAGATATTTACGAGATCATCAATGACCGAGCGAGCATTGAGCAGTACTTCAGTCGGAGTAACTACTCTCGCAAACAGACCTTCTTGATCTCGCAGCGCATGGAGCTATTTAACGGCTTCTATGCCGAGGCGCGATTCGATTATGCGGATCAAATTCCATTGAAGGATATAGCCTTTGCAGTATGGTCAAATGAATTGTTCGGTGAACTGAATCAACCCTCAGATTTCCAGCGTTATACCAAGTCTGAAGTGCAGCTGGAAGTTAAGTGGAGAATCAACCAAAAGTACGTCTGGAAACGCGGGAGAAAAGAAGTGTTAGGGACGGATTATCCAACACTAACCTTCGAGTACCGCAAGGGAATTCCAGGACTGTTTAACAGTGAGGTGAAGTTCGATTTCTTCGAGGTTGGCGCGGATCACGAAATGACCTTAGCTCGATTCGGAGATCTCCACTGGCAAGCTTCGATGGGGTCCTTCTTCCAGAAGGAGAGTTTGCGCTTATTGGAGTACAAGTACTTCCGCGGTAGCGACCGCTTCTTCTTCAGTGACCCTTCGGGAACATTCCAATTATTGGGGCCAACGCTTACGACTGCCGATGGATACTTCCAAGTGAATGCCATCCACCATTTTAACGGGACGATACTTGGGAAGGTACCACTGTTGAACCGACTCAAACTAGAGCTCGCTGCAGGAGGTGGAAGCTTAGTTCTAACAGGAGAAGATTTCCGCCATGCTGAGGTCTTTGCCGGCTTGGAACGTACCTTCCGTATTAAAGGTGAACTCTTCCGCTTGGGGGTCTATGGTGTAACTTCCGACAATAACTTCGAACGAGCGGATTACACCTTGAAGGTGGGGATCAATTTCTTCAATACATTCACGAATGAATGGGAGTACTAG